A genomic window from Neoarius graeffei isolate fNeoGra1 chromosome 5, fNeoGra1.pri, whole genome shotgun sequence includes:
- the rbfox1l gene encoding RNA binding protein fox-1 homolog 1-like: MLSSPAVILQPYGLPVYPQTSCYPSLMQGAPAQEAGPGSSDPTLPQVYAAPPAYPPPGQAPPTPTARLPSLDFSSAHSSSDYPDHHQLRVYQSAQHEGAEPIPANSTDEGLAPVTSDPQPLNIPVATGGGAGSSNEEEGSGKAQPKRLHVSNIPFRFRDPDLRQMFGQFGKILDVEIIFNERGSKGFGFVTFENASEADQAREKLNGTIVEGRKIEVNNATARVVTKKPQTPLVNATGWKINPVMGAMYAPELYTVASFPYPVPTATLAYRGSALRGRGRAVYNTIRSAAAAATPTAVPAYPGVVYQDGLYGTEVYGGYPAAYRVAQSPSATATAAYSDGYGRVYATDPYHHSVGPTTTYGVGTMASLYRGGYNRFTPY; the protein is encoded by the exons gGTGCTCCTGCTCAGGAGGCAGGCCCAGGCAGCAGTGACCCCACCCTTCCACAGGTATACGCCGCACCCCCTGCGTATCCTCCACCGGGTCAAGCCCCGCCCACACCCACAGCCAGACTCCCATCTCTTGACTTTAGCTCCGCCCACTCCAGCTCTGATTACCCAGACCATCATCAGCTCCGAGTGTATCAGAGCGCTCAGCATGAAGGGGCGGAGCCTATACCTGCCAATAGCACG GACGAAGGTCTGGCCCCTGTGACTTCTGACCCCCAGCCTCTGAACATCCCTGTGGCGACAGGGGGAGGAGCAGGAAGCAGCAATGAGGAGGAGGGGTCTGGGAAAGCCCAACCCAAACGCCTTCATGTCTCCAATATTCCCTTCAGATTCCGGGATCCTGACTTGAGACAGATGTTTggg CAATTTGGCAAAATCCTGGATGTAGAAATTATCTTCAACGAGCGAGGGTCAAAG GGTTTTGGGTTTGTGACATTTGAGAATGCGTCAGAAGCCGATCAAGCCCGAGAGAAGCTCAATGGGACGATCGTGGAGGGGAGAAAGATCGAG GTGAACAACGCCACGGCCAGAGTGGTGACCAAGAAACCACAGACTCCACTCGTTAACG CTACAGGATGGAAGATTAACCCCGTGATGGGCGCGATGTACGCTCCGGAACTCTACACCG TGGCCAGCTTTCCTTATCCCGTTCCCACGGCAACGCTGGCTTACAGAGGCTCGGCTCTGAGGGGGCGTGGCCGCGCTGTGTATAATACCATTCGCTCAGCAGCTGCAGCAGCCACGCCCACTGCTGTTCCAGCCTATCCAGG ggtggTGTATCAGGATGGACTATATGGAACTGAAGTCTAT ggaggATATCCTGCTGCATACAGAGTGGCTCAGTCTCCTTCAGCTACAGCTACTGCTGCGTACAGCGATGG gTACGGGAGGGTGTACGCCACAGACCCCTATCATCACTCTGTTGGTCCGACCACCACATACGGAGTTGGCACGATG GCGAGTCTGTATCGAGGAGGCTACAACCGCTTCACCCCATACTGA